The stretch of DNA AGGGGGTCGGCTAGCCAATGCTCAATACGCTCGATCACAGCTTCATATGGCTCGCAATTAGGCGCATTAAAGTGCCAATTAGGTTGAGTAGCCAGCGCCGGAATTTCAGCGTGCAATTGTTCAACTGCAGCAGCTTCCCAATCACCAAACGCCACCTCGATCAATCGCGGCTCGGCCTGAATCACCTCTGCAGGCAGCGCCAGCTCTTCACATACCAAACGTGCGGTTTGCATCGCGCGCCCTAATGGGCTGGCAATAATGTGCCAATCACGGGCATCACCAAGCTGACGACGCAGCGCAGCCCCCATCGCCCGCGCTTGCGCCTGCCCCAGCTCGGTTAGTGGCGAATCGCAATGCCCTTGCATACGACGCTCGGCATTGAGCTCGGTTTGACCATGACGCAATAAATAAATCGTACGAGACATTAAAACTCCCAAAAAATTTGCGGCTGAATTTCCACGCCAGAAATTCAGCCGCCACGATGACTACTGCCACGCCAAATCATTGGCGCGCGTAAACTCAAGTTAATGGTGCGGAGTGCGCGGCCACAATAACATCGGTGCGGCCACGCCAAAAGCCAAAGCAATTACAATCATACACGCCGTGATGCCACTCACCCCGGCCTTCACCAAGAGCGCGGAACCGTCAGCACCATAGGGCAAAGTCGCAATCCCAAGTAGGCCGTGCACCGCCTTATACATATATTTACCTGGCACCATAGGGATCGCGGCAGTGATCGCAAAAATAGCAGCGGGCTCGTCCTTGTGCGCTCCCCACCATTCGGCAATCAAGCCAATTAACAAACCGGCACATAAAGTGCCCAATACAATATCGCCACCGCCAACCATAACTAGCTTGCGACAGGCATGCCCAGCAATCGCCAAAGCACCGCACATCCACAAAGTGCGTGGCGGAACATTAAATAGCAGCGCAAAACCCAGTGCAGCAGGTGCGGCCCACAATTCTAGAAGCCAGGTATTCATCGCTAAGCCTCTTGTCCCAATATCCGCAGGGCAATACTCACCCCCACAGCAATACCAAAGATAATCACCGCGCTCATCGTAAAGCGCACCATGCCATTCAGATAATTGCCATTGAGTAAGTCCGACGCACCATTAATCAGTGGCACCCCCGGAATCAGAAACAATACCGATGCAGCCAGCGCCGCATCGGGCGTGGTACTGACCCAAGGCGCGATCAAACCAGTCAATAACAACGCAACAAAGCTAGCAACGGTCGCAAAAATCGACGGTTTGAAATGCCGCAGCACCAGCCAAAAGCGCACCGCCATGCCCGCGGTGGCACCAACGGTGGTACAGAGTATGGCAGGTATATCACCACCAAATAGAGCAGCAAAGCCGCCGCACGATATACCTACCATGAGTGTAATAAACCATCGTGGATAGTGAATGGCTCGCTTGGCGATTTCGCTCAATTGCGTGCGCGCCGAGTGCAAATCGAGTTCGCCGTGCTCAAGCTGATGCAACCAGCGCCGTACTGACGACAAGGTAGAAAAGTTAGCGCCCATATGGGGTGCTTTCCGAAACGCGGACAAGGTTTCATTGCCACCCTCGCCAGTGCGCTCAACAGTTGCGCCAATATTGGTCGATGAAATCATCGTTTCAACGCGCGCAGCACCGAGCGATTTAGCAATGCGCTGCATCGCACTCGAAGTACGATGTGTGCCTGCTCCCGATTGATGCATCAACAAACCGGCATCCAGCGCCAGCGCCAGAATTTCATCCAAAGGCAATACAGGAGTGGTGGTGATGGTTTGCATTTCAAACAATCCAAAGCGCCAAAATGCTTCGATTGTAGGGCAAATGACCCCAATAGGTCTTGCCACGTATCAAAGGAAAATCTAAAGCCAACAGCTTTGCATATGCCGTATGCGGATCAGAACAGCGAAGTGGTTTTTGTGAGCGAGCACACCTGCTATGAACAAAGCAACGGCAACCAGCCTAACTCGCCAAGTTTAGCTTTCCACACGATGCCTGCTAAGTACCTTCAACTCAGCCAAAATGGCGCCAAAATCCTGGCAGCTGCGCTCAATATCCAGATTAGCAGCACAGGCATACACCGTTTCCTTGGCGACATAATCCAGCAACTCGACTCGACACTGCCAGTCGGCGGGCAGTCGTGCTAGATGTTTTTCTAGGCGAAGCAAGGGTGAAACGGCCTCAAAAGCCTGCAATTGCTGATAAAGCTTGTGCAGCGACTCCGGCGTTTGCACCTGCTGCTGGCTCGCCTGTAGGTGTTCAAGTAAGGCCTCTGCCTTACAAATATACTGGTGCAACAAACGGCGGCGGGCAAACAGCCAGCTAAACAGCGCATTGATTAACAAGCCAACAGCCACGCCAATCAGGGTGGTGAATAAGCGCATTTCTGGGTATACAAAGCCCTGCCGTTCGGTTTCCGTGCCCATAATCAGCAGCACCGCACCCATGACCCCCGTGCCACTACTCCAGCCCAGCAAACGGCAGAGGATGGCGCCCACCCCCAAGCCAAGGCTAACCGACAGTGGTAAAGGCAGCGCGACATTCACAACGATCAGCGCCAGCAAAGCGCCGATCAATGTGCCGTACAAACGGTGCAAACCCACGCGAAAAGACGCAT from Chitinibacter fontanus encodes:
- a CDS encoding threonine/serine exporter family protein, which gives rise to MNTWLLELWAAPAALGFALLFNVPPRTLWMCGALAIAGHACRKLVMVGGGDIVLGTLCAGLLIGLIAEWWGAHKDEPAAIFAITAAIPMVPGKYMYKAVHGLLGIATLPYGADGSALLVKAGVSGITACMIVIALAFGVAAPMLLWPRTPHH
- a CDS encoding threonine/serine exporter family protein, with the translated sequence MQTITTTPVLPLDEILALALDAGLLMHQSGAGTHRTSSAMQRIAKSLGAARVETMISSTNIGATVERTGEGGNETLSAFRKAPHMGANFSTLSSVRRWLHQLEHGELDLHSARTQLSEIAKRAIHYPRWFITLMVGISCGGFAALFGGDIPAILCTTVGATAGMAVRFWLVLRHFKPSIFATVASFVALLLTGLIAPWVSTTPDAALAASVLFLIPGVPLINGASDLLNGNYLNGMVRFTMSAVIIFGIAVGVSIALRILGQEA
- a CDS encoding FUSC family protein, with product MQLKSISRDNVILLFRVMLATGLSLLLVMPLSFQPLYYAPLGALLVANTELDASFRVGLHRLYGTLIGALLALIVVNVALPLPLSVSLGLGVGAILCRLLGWSSGTGVMGAVLLIMGTETERQGFVYPEMRLFTTLIGVAVGLLINALFSWLFARRRLLHQYICKAEALLEHLQASQQQVQTPESLHKLYQQLQAFEAVSPLLRLEKHLARLPADWQCRVELLDYVAKETVYACAANLDIERSCQDFGAILAELKVLSRHRVES
- a CDS encoding histidine phosphatase family protein, whose product is MSRTIYLLRHGQTELNAERRMQGHCDSPLTELGQAQARAMGAALRRQLGDARDWHIIASPLGRAMQTARLVCEELALPAEVIQAEPRLIEVAFGDWEAAAVEQLHAEIPALATQPNWHFNAPNCEPYEAVIERIEHWLADPLLPNQLIVVAHGLLGKILRGVYAGLDFDALWAQDMPQEAFFKLSEGQLVRIESL